The Chryseobacterium nakagawai genome has a segment encoding these proteins:
- a CDS encoding class I SAM-dependent methyltransferase yields the protein MGNIILKQDVQNYINANLKTDLHSLLLKKSPFPEVSMQEIVQQIKGKQIAEKKFPFLLKEGIIFPPQLNMEQSSSEKTALYKSKILKGKKFIDLTSGFGIDAYYLSQNFEDITLIEQNTELLKIVEHNWTALGKKARFINRELEDFLNENQERFDTIYLDPARRDQNKNKVFLLEDLSPNILEIQKKLLSISDQVIIKLSPLIDLKYLVSVLPNIFRIDIIALKNDVKEVVVFLSEENKNEIICNCMNLESEESAFSFMFGAEEIAQSEYSEPEKFIYIPNNTILKAGIFNLITEKFEIKKLHPNTHIYTSPERVLDFPGRVFEMEAIDSKKIKKKGQYNIISKNYPLKPDEIKKKYGLKDGGNDYLIFTQSKKGKIILKSV from the coding sequence GTGGGAAATATAATATTAAAACAGGACGTTCAAAACTATATCAATGCAAATCTAAAAACAGATCTGCACTCATTGTTATTGAAAAAATCTCCGTTTCCGGAGGTTTCTATGCAGGAGATTGTTCAGCAAATCAAAGGGAAACAAATAGCAGAAAAAAAGTTTCCATTCCTATTGAAAGAGGGTATTATCTTCCCTCCACAACTTAATATGGAGCAGTCATCCTCTGAAAAGACCGCTCTTTATAAATCCAAGATTTTAAAAGGCAAAAAATTTATTGATTTAACCAGCGGTTTTGGAATAGATGCTTATTATCTATCTCAAAACTTTGAAGATATTACTTTAATAGAGCAAAATACAGAGCTTTTAAAGATCGTTGAACACAATTGGACTGCTCTTGGAAAGAAAGCTAGGTTTATCAATCGGGAACTGGAAGATTTTTTGAACGAAAATCAGGAAAGATTTGACACAATTTATCTGGATCCGGCCCGAAGAGATCAAAATAAAAATAAAGTATTTCTCTTGGAGGATCTTTCCCCAAATATTCTTGAAATTCAGAAAAAATTATTGTCAATATCAGATCAGGTAATAATTAAATTATCTCCATTAATTGATCTGAAGTATCTTGTCTCTGTTTTGCCCAATATCTTCAGGATTGATATTATCGCACTTAAAAATGACGTAAAAGAGGTGGTGGTTTTCTTATCTGAGGAAAATAAAAATGAGATTATTTGCAACTGTATGAATCTTGAAAGTGAAGAATCTGCTTTTAGTTTCATGTTTGGGGCAGAAGAAATTGCCCAATCGGAGTATTCTGAACCTGAAAAATTCATTTATATTCCTAATAATACCATTTTAAAAGCTGGAATTTTTAATTTAATTACTGAAAAATTTGAGATTAAAAAACTGCATCCCAATACTCATATTTATACATCTCCTGAAAGGGTTTTAGATTTTCCTGGAAGAGTTTTTGAAATGGAAGCTATTGATTCTAAAAAGATTAAAAAGAAAGGTCAATATAATATCATTTCAAAAAACTACCCGTTAAAACCTGATGAAATCAAAAAGAAATATGGGCTGAAAGATGGTGGAAATGATTACCTTATTTTTACACAATCAAAAAAAGGGAAAATTATTTTAAAATCAGTGTAA